One window of the Podospora pseudocomata strain CBS 415.72m chromosome 7, whole genome shotgun sequence genome contains the following:
- a CDS encoding hypothetical protein (COG:S; EggNog:ENOG503P5F3) — protein MAGPENVQMGGVPPSPGTEGPSTSTRPMPSTAEQVIKRLKELEDEAQQTQDQIFAISTASKSTVKFPAPERYGGGKAELGGFLIQLKTYFRQYPDQFTNEESKVIFAATRLKEVFGEYDEARRAQGRLASLRQTRSAADYAAQFKIDSLRSTINDEGLMQLFYNGLKEEVKDELYKESRPDTIDKYIAMAIRIDDQQFQRRTERRGNNRGHFGNNRPNDKRRRKHPSTSYSGTTHSGPMDVDAIQQQRSQGRGQGRDNLKCFNCGKAGHFKKDCRAPKRLGWKKEIASTTTSKGPRVVEVAAIGYQQDEAVSFEEDSYWHAEQEEAEFQELREAVERLKAEHEEGDLQIQALLEQVARVTTEIATEVTKDDNPTQWEGPTRWTIPGKQYGKHRIAVIQAWPKKLEYKSWEEYWKDKKVASIGIAKLPGDTPTLTRYIPCEGDTAQLHPRYPEHRRVPWFQCITHGCVEHHQSKSLHGHWPVRKVGKEGKPQPVRKTMARWEKANEELDDYLLWKTGKAAQLENGLQVIQFTPRWAACCLGYTNERYTVDSEVLGLGMALRWCSTPDCALHLRQKVRQYHQATEPKASAKQRRYYQRCARQNARKVRDGRWEEARRVWLKDFVLLDNPGQEDALERHNRLGNDSRPFARAGNL, from the exons ATGGCCGGACCTGAGAACGTTCAGATGGGAGGCGTCCCGCCTAGCCCAGGCACCGAGGGACcttccaccagcaccagacCTATGCCCTCTACCGCAGAGCAGGTCATCAAGCGTCTTAAGGAACTCGAGGACGAGGCTCAGCAAACCCAGGATCAGATTTTCGCCATTTCGACTGCGTCTAAGTCGACCGTCAAGTTCCCGGCACCGGAGCGCtatggaggaggaaaggcAGAGCTTGGAGGATTCTTGATCCAGCTCAAGACCTATTTTCGTCAATACCCAGACCAGTTCACCAACGAAGAGTCGAAGGTGATCTTCGCGGCTACCCGACTCAAG GAGGTGTTTGGGGAGTACGATGAGGCAAGGCGCGCGCAGGGGAGGCTCGCAAGCCTGCGTCAGACGCGCTCAGCGGCTGACTACGCGGCTCAATTCAAGATCGACAGCCTGCGTAGCACCATCAACGATGAGGGATTGATGCAGCTCTTCTACAACGGCCTCAAGGAAGAGGTGAAGGATGAGTTGTACAAGGAGTCGAGGCCCGACACTATCGACAAGTACATCGCCATGGCCATACGGATCGACGATCAGCAGTTCCAGCGTCGTACGGAGAGGAGAGGCAACAATCGAG GACACTTTGGCAATAACCGTCCCAACGACAAGCGCAGACGGAAACATCCCAGCACCAGCTACTCCGGCACTACACACTCAGGACCGATGGACGTCGATGCTATTCAGCAACAGAGGTCGCAAGGCCGGGGCCAGGGCAGAGACAACCTCAAGTGTTTCAACTGCGGCAAGGCAGGACACTTCAAAAAGGACTGTAGGGCACCCAAGCGACTCGGATGGAAAAAGGAGATCgcgtcaaccaccacatcgAAGGGACcgagggttgtggaggtcGCAGCCATTGGGTACCAGCAAGACGAAGCGGTAAGCTTCGAGGAGGACTCCTACTGGCACGCCGAacaagaggaagcagagTTCCAGGAGCTGCGGGAAGCAGTGGAAAGGCTGAAGGCGGAGcacgaagaaggagatcTTCAGATACAGGCATTACTGGAGCAAGTGGCACGAGTCACTACAGAAATCGCCACGGAGGTCACTAAGGACGATAACCCCACGCAATGGGAGGGACCTACCCGGTGGACGATACCAGGGAAGCAATACGGCAAGCACAGGATCGCCGTCATACAAGCATGGCCTAAGAAGCTCGAGTATAAGAGCTGGGAAGAATACTGGAAGGATAAGAAGGTCGCCAGCATTGGGATCGCGAAGTTACCAGGAGATACACCCACACTCACGAGGTATATACCCTGTGAAGGAGATACGGCACAACTTCACCCCAGGTATCCGGAGCATCGGAGAGTACCTTGGTTCCAGTGTATTACGCACGGATGTGTGGAGCACCACCAAAGCAAGTCGCTACACGGCCACTGGCCGGTACGCAAGGTGGGCAAGGAAGGCAAGCCACAGCCAGTTAGGAAGACGATGGCAAGATGGGAAAAAGCCAATGAGGAGTTGGACGACTACCTGTTGTGGAAGACAGGAAAAGCAGCTCAACTGGAGAACGGGTTACAAGTAATCCAGTTCACGCCGAGGTGGGCAGCATGCTGCCTCGGGTACACAAACGAGAGGTACACGGTTGATAGCGAAGTCTTGGGGTTAGGGATGGCACTGCGGTGGTGCTCAACTCCAGACTGCGCGCTGCATTTACGGCAGAAGGTCAGGCAATACCACCAGGCCACCGAGCCTAAGGCATCGGCCAAGCAGCGAAGGTACTATCAAAGGTGTGCTCGACAAAATGCCAGGAAAGTAAGAGACGGAAGATGGGAGGAAGCTAGGCGGGTATGGTTGAAAGACTTCGTGTTGCTGGACAACCCGGGGCAGGAGGACGCTCTTGAACGACATAACCGCTTGGGAAACGACTCGCGGCCCTTCGCGCGGGCCGGCAACCTCTAA